The genomic segment CGCTCCAGAACGTCCGGCACCACCTCGACAACCTCCGCAGCGCCGGCCTCGTCCGCATCGCCGACACGCGCTACTCGGTGAAAGGGCGCGAGATGAAGGTGTACGCGCCGACGCAGGACTCGCTGGTCGTCTGCGTCGGGAGCACGGAGGACAAGGACTCGTTCCTCGACGGACTGGGCCAGTACGTCGGCGCGGGCGCGGCCCTCGCCGTCGCCGCGGTGGCCGTCCAGACGCTGTTCGGTGCCGGCGTCGCGGACCTCGGCGGCCCGGCGACGACGCCGCGCGTGGCCGACGGCGTGACCGGCGGTGCCGAACCGGTTCTCGGCCTCCTCCCGCCGGGCGTCGCCTTCCTCGCCGGCGGCTTACTCGTCCTCGGCGTCCTCCTGACCGTTCGCGCGTACGGGTCGCGCGTGAAGTGAGATGCGTCCGCGCGGGCAGACCACGGTGCTGGTCGTGACCGTGCTGTTGCTCGTCTCGACGGCGGTTCCGGTCAGCGTGTTCCTCACCGGCGGCACCATCGACCCGACGACGGGCGACGACGTGCCGACGATAGAGACCGCCGACGCGTCGGACGCCCCCGACGCCGGCGACGTCGAGACGAGTCGGGAGGCGCGCCAGCGCCAGCGCATCCGCGAGCGCATCGACGTCGTCGACCAGCACGACGCCCTCCAGCGAGTCGGCGCGTTCGAGGCGCACACGCACGGCATCACCGGCGAGGGCGTCACCGTCGGCGTCGTCGGGCGGTCGTTCGACGCCGACGCGGAGAGCGTCGCCACGCACGTCGCCGACCACGAGCGGTTCGGCGGCCGACTGCGGCCGTACCGGGACACCGCCCACGGCACCGCCGTCGCCGAAATCGTCGCCGAGACGGCGCCCGAGTCGGAACTGTACCTCGCCGCCGTGGGGTCGGAGCCGACGACCGACCGGTACGACGACGCCGTGCGCTGGCTGGTCGCCAACGACGTGGACGTCGTCGTCGACTCGGGGAGCTACTTCCCGCGGACGGCGAACGCCTCGGCGAACCTCTCGCGGACGGCGCAGTACGCCATCGACCACGGGGCCATCTACGTCACCTCCGCCGGCAACTACGCGGGCCACCACTGGTCCGGCGACGGCACCGCCGCGGGGTGGGTGAACTTCTCGGCGACCGACCAGGCGAACTACCTCGGGGAGGGCACCGTCTCCGGTCGGGTGTCGCTCCGCGCGCAGTGGGACACCGCGGCCGACTACGACCTGTACCTCTACCGCGACCTGCCGGGGTCGGACGACCCGGTGGTGGCGAAGTCGACGCGGCGTTCCCGCGGCGGCATGGAGGCGATAGACGTTGCCGTCCCCGAGGGCCACTACTACGTCGCCCTGTACGCGCGCGAGGGCGTCGCGTCGCCGGGGACGGTGCAGTTGTTCTCGGCTCGCCACCGACTGGGGAACACCGACGCCGCGGGGAGCGTCGTCGCGCCGACGACGGGGCACGGCATCATCACCGTCGGAGCCATCGGGTCGCACGGGTCGGTCCGGTCGTACAGTTCGCTCGGGCGCGACGGGTCGGTGGACCTCGCCGCGCCGGACGGCGTCGAGACGGACTCCGTCGGCGCGTTCTACGGCACCTCCGCGGCGACGCCGTTCGTCGGCGGCGCGGCCGCCCTCGTCGCCTCGCAGGGCAACCTCACGCCCGCGCAGACGGAGTTCCTCCTCGAACGGACGAGTCGAACCGGGGACCTGGACGCCTACGCCGCGGCGTCGGCGGCGAGGCGACCGTTCGACGTGCCCGAGTCGGCCGTCACCGGCGCGCCGGGCGACGGCAACTGGACCGGCGGCGGCGCGAACGTGTCCGACCCCGTCGCACCGTCCGGCGTGAACGCGTCCGCCGCCGGGGAGGCGTCGGAGGCGCGGGCGCCCTGACGCCGCCGCCGACCGCCCGACTGCGGCGCGGAACGGCGGCCGCGGTGCACGCGACGGTCCGCCCGCCGCGCGAACGTTCAAGTGCGAACGCGCGGCCATCACCGACACCCATATGACCACCGCGGCGGGAGTGAGACGCGTGAACTGGCAGGCCGTGTTCGGCCACCCCGAACCCTACCCCGAGCAAGCCGACGGCATCGACGCGGCCATCGACGCCGCCGAGGACGACGGCTTCCTCGTGGTGGAGGGCGCGTGCGGGACGGGCAAGACGATGCTCGCACTCACGGCCGGCATCGACCGGGTCCGCGACCCCGACTCCGACTACGAACGGGTGCTGGTGCTGACGAGCGTCAAACAGCAGTTGCGACAGTTCGAGGAGGACCTGCGGACCATCAACGACGGACTGCCCGACGACTGGAACCCCGTCTCGGGGCTGACGCTGGTCGGCAAGGCGGACGTCTGCCCGTACAGTCGCGAGAGCGTCGCGGGTATCGACGACGCCACGGTGTACGACCGCTGCGAGGGTCTCAGAGAGCGCACGCGGAACCTCGTCGGCAGCGCGGGACGAAGTCCCGCTGGCAGCCGGACGCAGTCCGGCGATGACGGCGGCGTCGCCTCGACGGGCAAACTGGTGAAGGAGGCCCGCGCGGCCCAGACCGGCCTCCTCGACACCGGCGCGTCCGGCGGCGGGCCGGACTACCTCGAAACCGCCGGCGAACCGACGCCGTACCTGCCCGAGACGGCCGAGTACGAGGACACCGAGTACTGTCCGTTCTACGCGACGTTTCTGGACGACTTGCCCGAGGAGGGCGACCCGGTGGAGGCCGTCCCGTTCGACGTGACCGAGTTGGGCCTCGTCGACACAGAGGAACTCGTCCGCCTGTCGGCCGGGTACGGCACCTGCCCGCACTCGGTGATGGGCGCGGTCCTGCCGCACGTCGAAGTCGTCGTCGGCAACTACTACCACGCGTTCGACCCGACGACGGTGGGGTCGTTCACGGGCGCCCTCGTGGACGACAGCACGTTCGTCGTCTGCGACGAGGCGCACATGCTCGAACCGCGCGTCCGCGAACTCGTCAGCGACGGCGTGGGCGACGCCACTCTGCGCGACGCCGAAAACGAGTTGACTCGCGTCGTCCAGCCCGTCGAGTTCGACGACGGCGGGAAGGCGACAGAGGACGCCGACCTGGTCCGCGGCGAACTCGAAGACGCGGACGTGACGCTCCGGGAACTGAAGGAGACGCGCGACTTCGTGCGCGACGTGCGCGAGGAGGTTGACCGCCGCGTGACGGCCCACCTCGACCGAACGCTTCCCGACTGGCGCGCGGACCTCACCCGACTGGACGACGACGAGATACCCCTGCGGGACCCCGAGGAACCCGCGACGGACGAACTGACCGAGTGGGCCGAGGCGGCGGGCTACGACGAGGGGACGTGGGTCCGCGCGGAGACGGTCGGTGCCGTCGCCGCCCGCGTCCTGAACAGCGCCGAGGAGGAGGACAAACGCCGCGCCGCGCCGGCCGTCGGGCGGACGCTGGCGAACTGGGCGCGCGCGGACCACACGTCGTTCTTCCGGGAGATAGAACTCGACCGGACGTGGGACGAGACGGCCCGCGAGGACTCGTGGCGACGGGCGTACAACGCGCATCTGGCGCTCCACAACTGTATCCCCGGCGACGCCATCGCCGAACGACTCGGGGAGTTCGGCGGCGGCGTCCTCATGTCCGCGACGCTCGCCCCCCTCGACGTCTTCCGGGAGGTGACCGGGCTGAACGCCCTCGAAGCCGACGGGCGACCGGTCGTCGAGC from the Halogeometricum rufum genome contains:
- a CDS encoding ArsR/SmtB family transcription factor; this translates as MSGLLPSDADVTDADAESDSDANGDLRVLSLDDDEAEQLIGCLSSDTARETFAALQRDPSTASELADAVDTSLQNVRHHLDNLRSAGLVRIADTRYSVKGREMKVYAPTQDSLVVCVGSTEDKDSFLDGLGQYVGAGAALAVAAVAVQTLFGAGVADLGGPATTPRVADGVTGGAEPVLGLLPPGVAFLAGGLLVLGVLLTVRAYGSRVK
- a CDS encoding S8 family serine peptidase; amino-acid sequence: MRPRGQTTVLVVTVLLLVSTAVPVSVFLTGGTIDPTTGDDVPTIETADASDAPDAGDVETSREARQRQRIRERIDVVDQHDALQRVGAFEAHTHGITGEGVTVGVVGRSFDADAESVATHVADHERFGGRLRPYRDTAHGTAVAEIVAETAPESELYLAAVGSEPTTDRYDDAVRWLVANDVDVVVDSGSYFPRTANASANLSRTAQYAIDHGAIYVTSAGNYAGHHWSGDGTAAGWVNFSATDQANYLGEGTVSGRVSLRAQWDTAADYDLYLYRDLPGSDDPVVAKSTRRSRGGMEAIDVAVPEGHYYVALYAREGVASPGTVQLFSARHRLGNTDAAGSVVAPTTGHGIITVGAIGSHGSVRSYSSLGRDGSVDLAAPDGVETDSVGAFYGTSAATPFVGGAAALVASQGNLTPAQTEFLLERTSRTGDLDAYAAASAARRPFDVPESAVTGAPGDGNWTGGGANVSDPVAPSGVNASAAGEASEARAP
- a CDS encoding ATP-dependent DNA helicase, whose translation is MTTAAGVRRVNWQAVFGHPEPYPEQADGIDAAIDAAEDDGFLVVEGACGTGKTMLALTAGIDRVRDPDSDYERVLVLTSVKQQLRQFEEDLRTINDGLPDDWNPVSGLTLVGKADVCPYSRESVAGIDDATVYDRCEGLRERTRNLVGSAGRSPAGSRTQSGDDGGVASTGKLVKEARAAQTGLLDTGASGGGPDYLETAGEPTPYLPETAEYEDTEYCPFYATFLDDLPEEGDPVEAVPFDVTELGLVDTEELVRLSAGYGTCPHSVMGAVLPHVEVVVGNYYHAFDPTTVGSFTGALVDDSTFVVCDEAHMLEPRVRELVSDGVGDATLRDAENELTRVVQPVEFDDGGKATEDADLVRGELEDADVTLRELKETRDFVRDVREEVDRRVTAHLDRTLPDWRADLTRLDDDEIPLRDPEEPATDELTEWAEAAGYDEGTWVRAETVGAVAARVLNSAEEEDKRRAAPAVGRTLANWARADHTSFFREIELDRTWDETAREDSWRRAYNAHLALHNCIPGDAIAERLGEFGGGVLMSATLAPLDVFREVTGLNALEADGRPVVERTYGLGFPPENRASFAVDVPKFTYENRGPPGEDNETRRAYVDACAEIAASPGNVLVGMPSYAEAKWMAGELDERLSKTVLLDEASDDGATERLKADFFGGGEKVLVTSLRGTLTEGVDYRGDRLAAAVVCGVPIINTSSPRTRALKTAYDREFGDVPASDASGSPRDASASRDGFEAALTVPAVRKARQAIGRVIRGPEEVGVRAFVDARYARDSWNSVREYFPETEREEFSPVSPDMLRFGVDRFWSSVE